Proteins co-encoded in one uncultured Draconibacterium sp. genomic window:
- a CDS encoding FecR domain-containing protein has product MKEHNEDRFWELATLKIHKEANADELSELSLYLTNKKYAKIYSEIAYLNEDIKATQQLSHVSQESSWTYIKANLQNRTMQLFRKVSGYAAVFVVALLLGGLAVQLWGERTNQEQFAEVKVPLGQMSEITLYDGTHVWLNSGTTLRYSNSFGRESRNVTLDGEAYFDVEKSDVPFRVYLKRSFVEVLGTQFNVISYQNYSNSEITLVEGSVNVNNLNGNNIAHLKPSQQLTIDDVSLKAKLKTVDTDFYVSWTEGKIVFHDEKLSEICKRLERWYNVDITLEGKEVEELIFSGTILKNKPFSQIITAFELLLPVEIEFKHMPGAKDKVTITKK; this is encoded by the coding sequence ATGAAAGAACACAACGAAGATAGATTTTGGGAACTGGCAACACTTAAAATTCATAAGGAGGCAAACGCCGATGAGTTAAGTGAGCTGAGTTTGTATCTGACGAATAAAAAATATGCTAAAATTTACTCCGAAATAGCTTATTTGAATGAGGATATTAAAGCAACTCAACAGCTTTCGCATGTTTCGCAGGAAAGTTCATGGACATATATTAAAGCAAATCTACAAAACAGAACCATGCAGCTCTTCCGAAAAGTTTCGGGTTATGCTGCCGTTTTTGTAGTTGCCTTGTTGTTGGGTGGTTTGGCGGTTCAGCTTTGGGGCGAAAGGACGAACCAAGAGCAGTTTGCAGAAGTAAAAGTGCCACTGGGGCAAATGTCCGAAATTACGTTATACGATGGAACTCATGTTTGGCTAAACTCCGGAACAACCCTGAGATACAGCAATTCGTTTGGCCGGGAAAGCCGAAATGTTACCCTCGATGGAGAAGCGTATTTTGATGTGGAAAAATCGGATGTTCCGTTCCGGGTATATTTAAAACGCTCGTTTGTAGAAGTTTTAGGAACCCAATTCAATGTTATATCGTACCAAAACTATAGTAACAGTGAAATAACGCTTGTTGAAGGAAGTGTGAATGTAAATAATCTGAATGGAAATAACATCGCACACCTGAAACCATCGCAGCAACTCACCATCGATGATGTATCGCTTAAAGCAAAACTAAAAACGGTAGATACCGATTTTTATGTTTCGTGGACAGAAGGTAAAATTGTATTTCACGACGAAAAACTCTCAGAAATATGCAAGCGTTTGGAAAGATGGTATAATGTGGATATAACGCTGGAAGGTAAAGAGGTAGAAGAACTCATCTTCTCCGGAACTATACTTAAGAATAAACCATTTAGTCAGATTATAACAGCATTCGAGCTCTTATTACCGGTTGAAATAGAATTTAAGCATATGCCGGGTGCAAAAGATAAAGTAACCATAACTAAAAAATAA
- a CDS encoding two-component regulator propeller domain-containing protein, protein MRDVIKYGILLLLIFRICLNSCAQKSTFLEQPRLNYLTTNEGLPQNTIDCILKDSKGFMWFGTWNGLCRFDGYTFQIFQSQQEEWLPGNFIHTLCEDQNGNLWVGTYKGLAYFDYSLMKFTEIPLLTENFGGISITHIINDKDNNIWVATAGNGIWKIKNEGQTRISVESVFENQLTDKTINHLCLLPDNHLLAGTVNGLSVINLSGAKPSPLWKRLSENMSGINISTILADHKGDIWLGTADVGLYQFNPATLNLTYFGASNNNPFDLNHLAVTDIIEDRNGIIMVGTLGGLNFYNPVTKHFTILPPSSGERKYLNNPFINSLYADQLGNIWIGTEKGGINHYNTYQKPFNALTHEVSNPNSISHNTINSIFTEDDVLWVGTAGGGVNRISNNGLKTIHFQQSDENSQSINSDFVTCFIRDSQNHLLVGTWGGGLNKLLSEKQNRFEILVNISGNNKSLCSNFISSLEYLDNKHILIGTRGGLDIYNPEENIFLHVHENMNIDQLLEIGCLLTDSKNRVWVGTENGLYRFKRSELLALNENTEQIDFEKYLTDPADSESLAGNYVTSLFEAHDGTIWIGTYGNGICKYTENENGGSFINYTQQNGLCNNVAYGIEEDTEGNLWISTDNGLSKFDPVNETFQNYFSSDGLLSDQFYWSASCSDDAGNLYFGGVEGLNYFNPAEFESYPNIPQPVFTQFSVFSEPVIIGEKYHSKVILKAPISETNEIELSYKDAVFSIEFSALDYFQPGKIKYAYQMEGVDQNWVEVSSNRRFANYTNLSGGQYVFKVKAANSDGIWSENYAALTITIIPPFWETAWFQALAVLFIITMVLIYIRYRTQFLKEQKRKLEQQVRERTFKIEEQKEELEKQNQQIAQQRDEVIELNEKVKLVNQLRLRFFTNISHEFRTPLTLIIDPLEQLMKNMKTDANTQNTLNIINRNAQRLLHLINQLLYFRRIETGKLKLNVSKGNLQVFLHGIFESFKDLAEHQKINYRFIETEINEETWFDAEKVENVFYNLLSNAFKNTPASGSITLKVEKINEDRDDCIAAPFVAISVIDTGRGISEEHMPHIFNRFYKDVESGKQTDFTSSGIGLALTYEIIQALNGEIKVQSQPRKGSTFTVCIPYSKNRYESDQINETNIPAEINIEGRINVLTEHIVARNTNYELDEITSDNKTKPTILIVEDNFDLRSFLLQTLRSEYRVLGAENGKIGLEMAKKYSPELIVSDVMMPVMDGIELCSRLKKNIQTSHIPIILLTAKNMVESWIEGLETGADDYIPKPFNLQILEIKMRNIIESRRKIKNIFSSPEPVAPEKLSSNKLDEEFITKAYQILEKNYNESNFSVEQFAREMFVSRSLLYKKIKALTNLNITDFINSYKLKKSVELIKSTDQSISEIAFKTGFNDPKYFSRIFKKFYGTSPSDYIKKN, encoded by the coding sequence ATGCGAGATGTTATCAAATACGGCATTTTATTACTCCTGATTTTTCGTATTTGCTTAAACAGCTGTGCACAAAAAAGTACATTTTTAGAACAACCCCGACTCAATTACCTCACGACAAACGAAGGACTGCCACAAAATACCATCGATTGCATTTTAAAAGACAGCAAAGGATTTATGTGGTTTGGTACCTGGAACGGGCTGTGCCGTTTTGATGGATATACTTTTCAAATATTCCAAAGCCAGCAAGAAGAGTGGCTTCCCGGAAATTTTATACACACACTGTGCGAAGACCAAAACGGAAACCTTTGGGTAGGCACCTATAAAGGATTGGCCTATTTCGACTACTCGCTGATGAAGTTTACCGAAATACCACTTTTAACAGAAAACTTTGGAGGCATTTCAATCACCCACATCATAAACGACAAAGACAACAACATTTGGGTTGCCACCGCCGGAAATGGTATTTGGAAAATTAAAAACGAAGGGCAAACCAGAATATCGGTTGAATCGGTTTTTGAAAACCAGCTTACCGACAAAACTATAAATCATTTATGTCTTTTACCCGATAACCATTTACTGGCAGGCACCGTTAATGGTTTAAGCGTAATCAACCTATCGGGTGCTAAACCCAGTCCTTTGTGGAAAAGACTTTCTGAAAACATGAGTGGGATAAACATTTCAACTATCCTTGCCGACCACAAAGGGGATATTTGGCTGGGCACAGCAGATGTTGGCTTATACCAATTTAACCCTGCTACTCTTAACCTTACTTACTTTGGAGCCAGCAACAACAATCCTTTCGATTTAAACCACTTAGCTGTTACTGATATTATTGAAGACCGCAACGGAATAATAATGGTTGGCACACTGGGAGGTTTAAATTTTTATAATCCGGTTACAAAACACTTTACAATTCTACCGCCAAGTAGCGGGGAACGCAAATACCTAAACAATCCTTTTATCAATTCGCTTTATGCCGATCAACTGGGCAACATATGGATTGGTACCGAAAAAGGAGGAATTAACCATTATAACACTTATCAAAAACCATTCAATGCACTTACCCACGAAGTTTCCAATCCAAATTCAATAAGCCACAATACCATCAACTCTATCTTTACCGAGGACGATGTATTATGGGTAGGAACAGCCGGTGGCGGAGTAAACCGCATTAGCAACAACGGCCTAAAAACAATTCATTTTCAGCAGTCTGACGAAAACAGCCAAAGCATAAACAGCGACTTTGTAACCTGTTTTATCCGCGACAGCCAAAACCATCTGTTAGTCGGAACCTGGGGCGGCGGATTAAATAAATTGCTTTCCGAAAAACAAAATCGTTTTGAAATTCTGGTAAACATATCCGGGAACAACAAAAGTCTGTGCAGTAACTTTATTTCCAGCCTCGAATACCTTGACAACAAACACATTTTAATAGGTACGCGAGGAGGACTTGATATTTATAATCCCGAAGAAAATATTTTCCTGCATGTTCACGAAAATATGAACATCGATCAGTTGCTCGAAATTGGTTGTCTTTTAACCGACAGCAAAAACAGAGTCTGGGTGGGTACCGAAAATGGTCTGTATCGTTTCAAGCGATCAGAACTACTGGCACTTAACGAGAATACCGAACAAATTGATTTCGAGAAATATTTAACCGATCCAGCTGATTCAGAATCATTAGCAGGCAATTATGTCACCTCATTGTTCGAAGCACACGACGGAACGATATGGATTGGCACCTACGGAAACGGTATTTGCAAATACACCGAAAACGAAAATGGTGGCAGCTTTATAAATTACACCCAACAGAACGGATTGTGCAATAACGTTGCATATGGTATTGAAGAAGACACTGAAGGAAACCTGTGGATATCAACCGACAACGGATTATCGAAATTTGATCCGGTTAACGAAACCTTCCAGAACTACTTCTCAAGTGATGGATTATTGAGCGATCAGTTTTATTGGTCGGCCTCTTGCTCCGACGACGCAGGGAATTTATATTTCGGGGGCGTTGAGGGACTCAACTATTTTAACCCGGCCGAATTCGAATCGTATCCAAATATTCCACAGCCGGTATTTACGCAGTTTTCTGTTTTTAGCGAGCCCGTTATTATTGGAGAGAAATACCATTCAAAAGTTATTTTAAAGGCACCAATAAGCGAAACAAACGAAATTGAGCTCTCCTACAAAGATGCTGTTTTCTCCATTGAATTTTCGGCACTTGATTATTTCCAACCGGGCAAAATTAAATATGCCTACCAAATGGAGGGGGTGGATCAAAACTGGGTTGAAGTTTCGTCGAACCGCCGTTTTGCCAACTACACGAACCTCTCTGGTGGGCAGTACGTTTTTAAGGTAAAAGCTGCCAACAGCGACGGAATCTGGTCGGAAAACTACGCGGCACTTACCATAACCATTATTCCTCCGTTCTGGGAAACAGCTTGGTTTCAAGCATTGGCGGTGCTGTTTATCATTACTATGGTTTTAATTTACATTCGTTACCGAACACAATTCCTGAAAGAACAAAAACGTAAACTGGAACAACAGGTGCGTGAACGCACTTTTAAAATTGAGGAACAAAAAGAAGAGCTGGAGAAACAAAACCAGCAAATTGCCCAACAACGCGACGAAGTAATTGAACTGAACGAAAAAGTAAAACTGGTTAACCAATTGCGCCTAAGGTTTTTTACCAATATTTCGCACGAATTTCGCACACCGTTAACGCTTATTATCGACCCTCTTGAGCAGTTAATGAAAAACATGAAAACCGATGCCAACACACAAAATACACTAAATATTATTAATCGTAATGCACAGCGTTTGTTGCACCTTATTAACCAGTTACTGTATTTCCGCCGTATTGAAACCGGAAAACTAAAACTGAATGTAAGCAAGGGCAACCTGCAAGTTTTTTTACACGGAATTTTCGAATCGTTTAAAGACCTGGCCGAGCACCAAAAAATAAACTACCGTTTTATTGAAACCGAAATAAATGAAGAAACCTGGTTTGATGCCGAGAAAGTGGAAAATGTATTTTACAACCTGCTCTCCAATGCCTTTAAAAACACTCCGGCATCCGGTTCCATCACGTTAAAAGTTGAGAAAATAAATGAAGACCGGGATGATTGTATTGCTGCGCCGTTTGTGGCCATCAGCGTAATCGATACCGGACGTGGAATCTCCGAAGAACATATGCCACATATATTTAACCGATTTTACAAAGATGTTGAATCGGGCAAACAAACAGATTTTACCAGTTCGGGTATCGGCCTGGCACTTACCTACGAAATTATTCAGGCACTAAATGGCGAAATTAAAGTGCAAAGCCAACCCCGAAAAGGCAGTACTTTTACCGTGTGTATACCTTATTCGAAAAACCGCTATGAAAGCGACCAGATTAACGAAACCAACATACCGGCCGAAATTAATATCGAGGGTAGGATAAATGTGCTTACCGAGCATATTGTGGCACGTAACACCAACTACGAACTAGACGAAATAACATCGGACAATAAGACAAAACCTACCATTTTAATTGTTGAGGATAATTTTGATTTGCGCAGTTTTCTGTTGCAAACACTGCGATCAGAGTATCGGGTTTTAGGGGCCGAAAATGGAAAAATTGGATTAGAAATGGCCAAAAAATATTCGCCGGAATTAATTGTGAGCGATGTGATGATGCCCGTTATGGACGGTATTGAACTGTGCAGCCGATTGAAAAAGAACATCCAAACCAGCCATATCCCTATTATTCTGCTTACAGCAAAAAACATGGTAGAAAGCTGGATTGAAGGACTGGAAACCGGAGCCGACGACTACATTCCAAAACCGTTCAACCTCCAGATTCTGGAAATAAAAATGCGCAATATCATCGAGTCGCGTCGAAAGATTAAAAACATATTCAGCAGTCCTGAACCTGTGGCTCCCGAAAAATTGTCGTCGAACAAATTAGACGAAGAGTTCATTACAAAGGCTTACCAGATATTGGAAAAAAATTACAACGAATCGAACTTTTCGGTTGAACAATTTGCCCGCGAAATGTTTGTAAGCCGAAGTCTGTTGTACAAAAAAATTAAGGCATTAACCAACCTTAATATTACCGATTTCATCAATTCATACAAGTTGAAAAAATCGGTTGAACTAATTAAATCAACCGATCAATCGATTTCGGAAATTGCTTTTAAAACAGGTTTCAACGACCCCAAATACTTCAGTCGCATCTTTAAAAAATTTTACGGAACAAGCCCCAGCGACTACATAAAAAAGAACTAA
- a CDS encoding sigma-70 family RNA polymerase sigma factor encodes MNIIWILGLNNAIFVYIKLNYVDRLKLWQNIQSGDVNALHDLHKRYFHPMCLFAFKSINDHQQVEHIVSDCFLKIWKKRKNIEIKSSLESYLYQMLRNSIIDYHRAKHDNTISFDQIPDIPDEAEMNDEQRYAKLYTAISKLPEKRRHILELAIFESCTYQEIAEKLGITKNTVKTQMVRAYRFLKESLDPVDFFFFCFLKKR; translated from the coding sequence ATGAATATAATTTGGATTTTAGGTTTAAACAATGCTATTTTTGTTTACATCAAACTAAACTATGTGGATCGACTAAAGTTGTGGCAAAATATTCAGAGTGGAGATGTAAATGCATTACACGATTTACACAAACGGTATTTTCATCCGATGTGTTTATTTGCGTTTAAATCAATCAACGATCATCAGCAGGTCGAGCATATTGTTTCGGATTGTTTCCTAAAGATTTGGAAAAAAAGAAAAAACATTGAAATAAAATCTTCGCTGGAGTCGTATTTGTATCAAATGTTGCGAAATTCTATTATCGACTACCACCGGGCGAAACACGATAACACGATTTCATTTGATCAGATTCCGGATATTCCCGACGAGGCGGAGATGAACGATGAACAACGCTATGCAAAATTATATACAGCCATATCGAAGTTGCCCGAAAAACGCAGACATATTTTAGAACTGGCCATTTTTGAATCGTGCACTTATCAGGAAATTGCCGAAAAGCTCGGAATTACAAAGAATACGGTAAAAACACAGATGGTTCGTGCATACCGGTTTTTAAAGGAATCGTTAGATCCTGTCGACTTCTTCTTTTTCTGTTTTCTAAAGAAAAGATAA